Below is a window of Paenibacillus bovis DNA.
ACCATATGTAACCTCGATTTCATCCTGTACCGAAGCGGCAAGCGGCATTTGCATCTGGATATCTTCATCCATCCAGCCGGTCAGCTGCAGCTTGGCGTGTTCTCCCGGCTTCCACTCAATCTCAAGCCCGTGAATATGCTGAAGCGGATACGGACATTTTACTTTGAGCTGGTCGTAGCCAATGACTTCCGGACTGCCTATTCCCAGTGCATCCATAATCGTCTCTATCATCTCGGTTCCTCTCATCATTCCTGTCCACTCGTTTCGAATTTGATGCTTCCCTTGTACATGCATAAATGGCAGGAAGATGTGGTCAATGCAGGCTTGCCCTCGACCCGTGTCTTTTCCTTGGTCATCATCCATGGCTGGCACAATTGCGGCAGACATGGCTTGCCCTGCACCTGACCGCCGCCTTCAGCTACCAGGTATATCGTTTCGGAGCTTGGATTAAGTGAGCTGCTGCATACGCCAAAGCTGGCTACATTCTCGGGTTTATAATCATCTTCATTCATCATCGGCTGAGTTTTAACAAAAGAGCCGTGGCTGGCCGGCAGGTTAATCTTGCGCGGATGG
It encodes the following:
- a CDS encoding DUF4280 domain-containing protein, which gives rise to MADEYYVVRGASMRCSYGSHPRKINLPASHGSFVKTQPMMNEDDYKPENVASFGVCSSSLNPSSETIYLVAEGGGQVQGKPCLPQLCQPWMMTKEKTRVEGKPALTTSSCHLCMYKGSIKFETSGQE